Proteins encoded within one genomic window of Oncorhynchus masou masou isolate Uvic2021 chromosome 1, UVic_Omas_1.1, whole genome shotgun sequence:
- the LOC135523720 gene encoding lipoxygenase homology domain-containing protein 1-like has protein sequence MGSKDKKSKDDDKKSKKDKKEGEQTRDQGDEEGDGKKKKKKAKKVSGGDSDEDTKKGKGKKKKLVENYVEIYENELRNYEPDTMENYEDEYHKKKVYEVVTITGDERGAGTDANVFITLFGEYGITPKVHLASK, from the exons ATGGGGTCAAAGGACAAAAAATCTAAAGACGACGACAAAAAATCCAAAAAGGACAAGAAAGAGGGCGAACAAACTCGCGATCAAGGGGATGAAGAAGGGGATggcaaaaagaagaagaaaaaggccAAGAAAGTCTCAGGGGGAGACAGTGATGAGGACACCAAAAAGGGGAAAGGCAAAAaaaagaagctggttgagaactACGTGGAGATCTATGAGAATGAACTACGGAACTATGAGCCAGATACCATGGAGAACTATGAGGATGAGTACCACAAGAAGAAAG TTTATGAGGTGGTGACCATCACTGGAGATGAGAGGGGGGCGGGCACCGATGCCAACGTGTTTATCACTCTCTTCGGGGAATATGGCATCACTCCGAAGGTGCACCTGGCTAGCAAGTGA
- the LOC135544565 gene encoding large ribosomal subunit protein eL37, with translation MTKGTSSFGKRRNKTHALCRRCGSKAYHLQKSSCGKCGYPEKRKRKYNWSAKAKRRNTTGTGRIRHLRVVYRRFRNGFREGTVPKPKRAAVAASSSS, from the exons ATG ACTAAGGGAACGTCGTCATTTGGTAAACGTCGCAACAAGACGCACGCCCTGTGTCGTCGGTGCGGCTCCAAGGCATACCACCTCCAGAAGTCCTCCTGCGGAAAGTGTGGCTACCCCGAAAAGCGCAAGAGAAAGT ATAACTGGAGTGCCAAGGCCAAGCGACGCAACACTACCGGAACTGGCCGTATCAGACACCTGAGGGTCGTCTACCGCAGATTCAG GAATGGATTCCGTGAGGGAACTGTCCCTAAGCCTAAGAGGGCAGCAGTGGCTGCCTCTAGCTCTTCCTAG
- the LOC135553100 gene encoding prostaglandin E2 receptor EP4 subtype-like → MSNNTATGRTMVPTIPSIMFIFGVVGNVIAIVVLCKSRKEQKETTFYTLVCGLAVTDLLGTLLASPVTIATYVKGSWPGGDPLCQYFGFILLFFSLAGLSIICAMSVERYLAINHAYFYNDYVDQRLAGLTLLAIYISNALFCAMPSMGLGQVKKQYPQTWCFIEWRSNVSTDASFSYIYAGSSSILILATVICNVLVCGALIRMHRQFVRRMSLGTDPGRNTDPRRRRNFGNLAGAEIQMVIVLICTSAVVLICSIPLVVQVFLNQLYKTPVELRLEKNPDLRAIRFASFNPILDPWIYILLRKAMLLKLIEQIKCLFCQIGTRRQQRQNCHQCPSIISSRESPSLVSRELREVSSTSQTVLYLPEGSETYTGSCHHTGEQFGFRTSSVQDPRSSYSSGQSNTEDGSREATHLTRDLSGVAGKTTQSCVKDQALHVSLSNETVQEKCI, encoded by the exons ATGAGTAACAATACTGCGACCGGGAGGACCATGGTCCCGACTATACCTTCCATCATGTTTATTTTCGGAGTGGTGGGAAATGTAATCGCCATCGTGGTGCTCTGCAAGTCCAGGAAAGAGCAGAAGGAGACCACGTTCTACACGCTGGTTTGCGGTCTGGCGGTTACGGACCTTTTGGGGACCCTCCTGGCCAGTCCAGTCACCATCGCCACTTATGTGAAAGGATCTTGGCCAGGCGGGGACCCACTCTGCCAGTATTTCGgattcatcctcctcttcttctctttagcGGGGCTCAGCATCATATGCGCAATGTCCGTAGAGAGATACTTGGCGATAAACCATGCGTATTTCTACAACGACTATGTGGATCAGAGACTGGCGGGGTTGACTCTTCTGGCTATCTACATCTCCAATGCGCTTTTCTGCGCTATGCCTAGTATGGGTCTGGGACAAGTCAAAAAGCAGTACCCACAAACCTGGTGCTTCATAGAGTGGCGGAGCAACGTGAGTACTGATGCCTCATTTTCTTACATCTACGCGGGATCCAGTTCGATTCTAATTCTGGCCACGGTGATCTGTAACGTACTGGTGTGCGGGGCTTTGATCCGGATGCACCGGCAGTTCGTTCGGAGGATGTCGTTGGGGACAGACCCAGGGCGAAACACAGACCCAAGAAGGAGACGCAACTTCGGGAATCTGGCCGGCGCGGAGATTCAGATGGTGATTGTACTCATATGCACCTCAGCGGTGGTGCTCATATGCTCCATTCCACTAGTT GTGCAGGTGTTTCTGAACCAGCTGTATAAGACTCCGGTGGAGCTGAGACTGGAAAAGAACCCAGATCTGCGGGCGATCCGCTTCGCTTCCTTCAACCCCATCCTGGACCCCTGGATCTACATCCTCCTCCGCAAGGCCATGCTCCTCAAGCTCATTGAGCAGATCAAATGTCTGTTCTGTCAGATAGGAACACGGCGGCAGCAGAGACAGAACTGCCACCAGTGCCCCTCCATCATCTCCTCTCGAGAGTCACCCTCACTGGTATCCCGCGAGCTGAGGGAGGTGTCCAGCACCTCTCAGACTGTTCTCTACCTGCCTGAAGGAAGTGAAACGTACACAGGAAGCTGTCATCACACAGGAGAGCAGTTTGGGTTCCGCACGTCCTCTGTCCAAGACCCCCGAAGCTCTTATTCATCAGGGCAGAGCAATACAGAGGACGGGAGCAGAGAAGCGACACATCTAACCAGGGACCTTTCTGGTGTGGCAGGAAAGACCACTCAGTCATGTGTGAAAGACCAGGCTCTTCATGTGTCGCTAAGCAACGAGACAGTACAGGAGAAATGCATATAA